In Acanthopagrus latus isolate v.2019 chromosome 17, fAcaLat1.1, whole genome shotgun sequence, the following are encoded in one genomic region:
- the fzd1 gene encoding frizzled-1 codes for MADRRLLRAALISLLFLLCVDVGVFRVHGQYGGGDRGMSIPEHGFCQPISIPLCTDIAYNETIMPNLLGHTNQEDAGLEVHQFYPLVKVQCSPDLKFFLCSMYAPVCTVLEQALPPCRSLCERARQGCEALMNKFGFQWPDSLACDSFPVHGAGELCVGQNMSDRTEPDGSGPYPTERTISDPISGQFRCPASLRVPPYLNYRFLGQENCGAPCEPKRSHGMMYFTEEELKFARIWIGIWSVLCCASTLFTVLTYLVDMKRFSYPERPIVFLSGCYTMVSIAYIAGFLLEDKVVCNDRFDNDISTVVQGTKKEGCTILFMMLYFFSMASSIWWVILALTWFLAAGMKWGHEAIEANSQYFHLAAWAVPAIKTITILAVGQVDGDVLSGVCFVGINSVDALRGFVLAPLFVYLFIGTSFLLAGFVSLFRIRTIMKHDGTKTEKLEKLMVRIGIFSVLYTVPATIVIACYFYEQAFREQWERTWISQTCKTYAVPCPAQNHPNMSPDFTVFMIKYLMTLIVGITSGFWIWSGKTLNSWRRFYTRLANSKQGETTV; via the coding sequence ATGGCTGACCGCAGACTACTCCGGGCTGCTCtcatctcactgttgtttcttctgtgCGTGGACGTGGGGGTTTTTCGGGTTCATGGGCAGTACGGTGGCGGCGACCGAGGAATGTCTATACCGGAGCACGGTTTCTGCCAGCCGATCTCCATTCCGCTGTGTACGGACATCGCGTACAACGAGACTATCATGCCAAACCTGCTCGGTCACACCAACCAAGAGGACGCGGGGCTGGAGGTCCACCAGTTCTACCCGCTGGTTAAAGTTCAGTGCTCCCCGGACTTAAAGTTTTTCCTGTGCTCCATGTACGCGCCTGTGTGCACGGTGCTCGAGCAGGCGCTGCCTCCGTGCCGCTCTCTGTGTGAGCGCGCTCGGCAGGGCTGCGAGGCGCTCATGAACAAGTTCGGCTTCCAGTGGCCCGACAGCCTCGCATGCGACTCCTTCCCGGTCCACGGTGCGGGAGAGCTGTGCGTCGGGCAAAACATGTCGGACCGCACGGAGCCCGACGGCTCCGGCCCTTACCCCACCGAGCGCACAATCTCAGACCCCATTAGCGGTCAGTTCAGGTGCCCGGCCTCGCTCAGGGTGCCTCCCTACCTAAACTACCGATTCCTCGGTCAGGAGAACTGTGGCGCTCCATGTGAGCCAAAGAGGTCTCATGGGATGATGTACTTCACCGAGGAGGAGCTCAAATTCGCGAGGATATGGATCGGTATCTGGtccgtgttgtgttgtgcttcCACCTTATTCACCGTGCTGACATACCTAGTGGACATGAAACGCTTCAGCTACCCAGAGCGGCCCATCGTCTTCCTGTCCGGCTGCTACACCATGGTGTCCATCGCATACATTGCTGGATTTTTACTGGAGGACAAGGTAGTTTGTAATGACCGGTTTGACAATGACATAAGCACGGTGGTGCAGGGCACTAAGAAGGAGGGCTGCACCATCCTCTTCATGATGTTGTACTTCTTCAGCATGGCCAGCTCAATCTGGTGGGTCATTCTGGCTCTCACCTGGTTCCTGGCTGCAGGGATGAAGTGGGGCCACGAGGCCATCGAGGCAAACTCTCAGTACTTCCACCTGGCAGCCTGGGCCGTCCCGGCCATCAAGACAATCACCATCCTCGCTGTGGGGCAGGTGGATGGAGATGTGTTGAGCGGGGTTTGCTTTGTGGGCATCAACAGTGTGGATGCACTGCGGGGCTTTGTCTTGGCCccgctgtttgtttatttattcatcgGAACCTCCTTCCTCTTGGCGGGCTTCGTGTCTCTATTTCGCATTCGGACCATCATGAAGCATGACGGCACCAAGACGgagaagctggagaagctgATGGTGAGGATAGGGATCTTCAGTGTGCTCTACACTGTGCCGGCCACCATAGTCATCGCCTGCTACTTCTATGAGCAGGCCTTCAGGGAGCAGTGGGAGAGGACGTGGATCAGCCAGACGTGTAAGACGTATGCTGTGCCGTGTCCGGCACAGAACCACCCCAACATGAGTCCTGACTTCACAGTCTTCATGATAAAGTATCTAATGACTCTCATTGTGGGCATCACTTCTGGCTTCTGGATCTGGTCTGGGAAGACCCTTAACTCCTGGAGGAGGTTTTACACAAGACTGGCCAACAGTAAACAGGGTGAGACCACAGTGTGA